In Xyrauchen texanus isolate HMW12.3.18 chromosome 27, RBS_HiC_50CHRs, whole genome shotgun sequence, one genomic interval encodes:
- the LOC127620654 gene encoding zinc finger MYM-type protein 1-like, whose product MRRVAAVTCMLGKQGLPLRGHDETAESHNKGNFLECMGLLQKFDPFLQHYTPPSNSTYLSPVSQNEMIECCSKEVTATLIKEMHESKMFAIMADEARDGHTEQLAICVRYVTEGTVKERFLSLTELRSFDAKSITEALERKLQEEGIAQLKCVAQTYDGAAVMSGAAGGVQSLFRERHPEAIYVHCYAHELNLVLCHTCRGITEAAEFFSLLESLYSFFSVSLVSHHKFKEAQTKLGLQPCELDLLSVVAGLHKYLQKETIDLPQAVAYKDAVSTFWPETEEKRMEDFVVETTYGAHRRISTDAEQVKTKLLYPCLDRMITEQENRFSAVNATLLQGIQASSPVSENFLSEPHLEELAHHYNIDLKTEEVMVARHFLTRKKQAGAAPQDMVSLYNLLDSEMFPSLKSVIQVALTVPVSSCSCERSFSALRRLRNWLRRTMGQSRLHQLAVMAIEKDVIEQLEHDKIINRFATLKERRHRLMLPMKDQ is encoded by the exons ATGCGACGTGTTGCGGCTGTGACCTGCATGTTGGGGAAGCAAGGGCTACCATTAAGGGGTCATGATGAAACAGCAGAAAGTCATAATAAGGGCAACTTCTTGGAATGCATGGGGCTTTTGCAGAAGTTTGATCCTTTCTTGCAGCATTACACACCTCCATCAAACAGCACCTATCTCTCCCCTGTCAGTCAGAATGAAATGATAGAGTGCTGCTCAAAAGAGGTGACAGCAACTTTGATCAAAGAAATGCATGAGTCAAAAATGTTTGCCATTATGGCAGACGAGGCCAGAGATGGACACACTGAACAGCTAGCAATTTGTGTGAGGTATGTCACTGAGGGAACAGTTAAAGAGAGATTCCTGTCCCTGACAGAGCTGAGAAGTTTCGACGCAAAGTCAATAACAGAAGCATTAGAGAGAAAATTACAAGAAGAAGGAATTGCTCAATTGAAGTGTGTTGCTCAGACATACGATGGAGCTGCAGTTATGAGTGGAGCAGCTGGAGGTGTTCAGTCTCTTTTCAGGGAGAGGCACCCTGAGGCTATATATGTTCACTGTTATGCCCATGAGTTGAATCTCGTCTTGTGCCACACCTGCAGAGGGATTACTGAGGCCGCAGAGTTCTTTAGTCTGCTGGAAAGTCTGTATTCATTTTTCAGTGTTTCCCTGGTCAGCCACCACAAgtttaaagaagcacaaacaaAATTGGGATTGCAACCATGTGAACTG GATCTCCTATCTGTAGTGGCAGGCTTGCACAAATATCTCCAAAAAGAGACCATTGACCTTCCCCAAGCAGTTGCATACAAAGATGCTGTGT CAACTTTCTGGCCAGAGACAGAAGAAAAAAGGATGGAGGATTTTGTTGTTGAAACAACTTATGGTGCACATAGGAGAATCAGCACAGATGCCGAACAAGTCAAAACAAAGTTACTATATCCATGTCTGGATAGAATGATAACTGAACAGGAGAACCGTTTTTCTGCTGTAAATGCCACATTGCTTCAAGGTATTCAAGCAAGTAGCCCAGTGTCTGAAAACTTCCTGTCTGAGCCACATTTAGAAGAACTAGCACACCACTACAACATTGATTTGAAGACAGAGGAAGTCATGGTAGCAAGGCACTTTTTGACACGTAAAAAGCAAGCTGGTGCAGCTCCACAGGACATGGTTTCACTTTATAACCTGCTGGATTCTGAAATGTTTCCGTCACTGAAATCTGTCATCCAGGTTGCCCTCACTGTACCTGTTAGCAGCTGTTCGTGCGAGAGGTCTTTCAGTGCTCTTCGTCGTCTCCGCAACTGGCTAAGGAGAACAATGGGTCAGAGCAGGCTCCATCAACTGGCAGTTATGGCCATCGAGAAAGATGTCATTGAGCAATTGGAGCATGATAAAATAATCAACAGGTTTGCTACTCTTAAGGAGAGAAGACACAGGTTGATGCTCCCAATGAAAGACCAGTAA